Genomic segment of Drosophila ananassae strain 14024-0371.13 chromosome 2L, ASM1763931v2, whole genome shotgun sequence:
CCGCCATAAGCGGTTCTAGCGGGATGGCGCCTGTCTCTCGATCTGTTGACGTAAGTATGTGGGTGGAAATCTGTTTAAAATAAAGTgcatattaaaaaacaatttatgcAGAATTGCATCGTGCGGGAGGTGGGCGTTTTTCAACACTGTTCACTGCCTTGCTGCTGCGTGCGAGTGTGGATGGAAGGGGTGGGGGGTATGAGAATCCAATACAAAGAAATGTAAACTAAAAGTTTACTTTTCACTTTAGCATTTAAAAGCCAAGAAATACGCCAGCAGTAGGTGAAACAATAAAGAAAATCATTCGTTTCCCTCACAATCGCACGCATACACACCTTTTAGAGTTTTCAAGTGCAGAAGGCAGGTCTTATTTCGCAATCACTTTTTCTATCCACCAACCAGAGAAATGTACAAGAGTTGTGTGCGCAGCGCATCAAATTCTTAGTTTATCCGTGTTTTAACAATTCCTGATTGTTTAAACAAAGGGCCTGCGACTTTAGCACGATTTCTACGtttttgtttcaacacgaAAATAGATTATCCAGTTCGTGCTGCTGAGATTGTTGTTAGACGTCGAACAGCTGGGCCTGTAGGGTTGCCAGCTCGGGCGAGATTCAAAATGCTCCCACTGTGGGGTAATATATTGATTTATTAATTatctatataaataaattaatgttATGTATAAAATACATAGCGCGCGACAAGCTTAAACCTAACAAAGACCATATGGTTGTGCACAAATTCGACGGATTAGCAACTGAAATAATATTGTATAAGCTTAATTTCGAAGATTACAATGTTTGTAGTTTCTAGCAAGGCATCATATTTGAGATGAGTTTAGGTTCCGAGGAAGGTCCTTCTACTTCTTTTTCGCTGCACTTGGGCTTGTAGACTGGAACACCGAGGAGGCAGACATCAGATTCTCTATATACTGTCCCAGAACCTGGTTTTCCGAGCGCAACTTGAGATTCTCCTCTTTAACGGAATCTACCCTCTGGGACAGGTCATCCAGGGTGTTCTGCAGCTCCAGCACCTGAGTAATTAGACGAGCCTTCTCCTCCCTGTCATCTTGGGCCATTTCCAATGCCTCCAGTGAGTTGTGCGAGGAATCCGGGGTAGAGCTACGGTTGGTAAAGGATGAGCGCAGAGAGTCCATGGACCTGCCACTTGGCATGTGGGGTACCGTGGAACATTCGTCTTCCTGGATCACCACTGATTGAGAACATTTATTAATGATAACATCATCAAGAGAGCCGCCCACACCCCGGAAGTTTTCTCAACCTACCCTGCGGATCCTCGTCCATGTTGGGAATGCTGTCGTCGTTATTTAACAGGGACATAGTTGGCAGTAAAAAAATGCACCGGTTTATTCAaggaataaataaatttattttgcaaAAGTGTCGCAGTAATTGTcggaaaaaagaaaactgcCACTTTGGGACGCTTGGCAGCACTGGCAGGCACGACCCACTTTCAACACTTCTTCCAATCTTCAAAAGTAAGAAGAAGcgatacattttttgtttatcaatttatttattaatataatctATTATTCAAATGTGTTTAACCTAATAaaaggttatttttttttttaattttattatataacaTTTCatactattaaaaattatgcattttaaactttaattttaaagtGGTGCGCTGTCATATTATCTATATTTAAAGTTATATCTTGATATGGTTCTGATATTTCAATAAAGTTTATCTTGATTAATTCAAAttcaatatgaaaatatttaaaatatacacAAAATAAATGCATAAAAATAACGCTCAACTTCCGCCTTTTTAAAATAACCGACACCAGGCGCAAAATCAAAGGCAGAGTTGCCACCTGAGCTGTTCGAtcagacaaattaaaatacacACATGCTTTTGCAGTTTCTAATATCGCACTCGACATAGAACGCGTTTGATTCTCAAGTCGAAACAAGGACTTTCCAGAGGCTAGTTTAGGTCAAAACTAATGGTAGTTTTTGAAACGTGTTTTATATTTTCGCCGATATTGGAATTCAGTGAGTACCTTTTTCGTACAAGGTACGCAACAATTTGCCTGCGAGGTCGAACGTATTTGGCACCCTTGCTGTCTGTCGTTTAATCGCTGTTCAgtgaaacgaaaataaaagtaaGTGAGATATCCTGCATTATAATATTATGTCTCTGATGTCTGGATTTATGTATTACAGTATCTATTTACAACTCAAGCAGCATCCCTTCATCCTTGTTCTTGTGTTTCTCCCGCTACGTTGGATTCCTTAAAGGTAAGTTAAACATTGcattaattttacaaaatttctaTAGTTTCTAAAATTTCTGTCAGAAAAGAAAAAGGTAAGTTCCTAGATGCTATTTCTTCCGAACCCAGATAAGACTTTTTGTATTCTTAGAGCCCTGTGACATTGCCAGCTACGTAACATTAGCCAATCACAGcggtttaaaattttaaagcatttagtaaaaatataaataataaaagaatcaaAGCATAGGGATccctaaaaataatttaaagttaTTTTTGAGAAAGCATAAATCTTCTACCATAATAACTAAAAATGGTATCAAAATTTAACATTGTTTTAGTGTGACCGTACTCAAATGCACAGGAATTGCCCATTTCCGATTTCTGGAATTCACAAAAACTAATATTTGTGAATTTTTACAATCCagcaataaaatataattttctaTAGCTTTTACCTGTGTTACCTGTTTCCAGGTAAAAAGAGTAGAAATATTAGGTACCTTGCCTAAGTAAGGTAGGCAAAAGGCTTTGCCCTTTTCTGTAAGATTAAATGAAtattcagttttattttttattaaaaatttaaatatccaAACCTAAATAGCCCTTAAATCATTTCCAGGTTTAAATCAGTGAAAAATAAGagcaattttaaataaatgcaatattttttttacgttGGCCAATACCTGAATCTGGTTTAATACCAAAAAAGGGTTTAATACCAAATACACATAATGAGTGCAAATGGACGCGGGAAACTCACAACTTTAATTCAAAAGATATAATAACGAGAGTTAAAAAATAAGGTGGATGGtgatatttataaaacaagGTTTCAACTAAAAACCGAAAgaggaaaatattcaaataaaatacaaactcggaggaaaaagggaaaaataaaaaaatactaaccGGGTGGTGGACTGTAAAATGCCAAAAACTTTTGTGCGGCTCAACGTACAAAAATTGTAAAGTGCCCGAAAACGAGACGCGGAGAGAGGAGTTTTAAAAGTGAAGAATTTTAACTGATTTCCACTCGAaaggaataataaaagtggGCGTCTGAAGCGGGAGTACAATGGTGCCGATGTCGATGGCCTCCGGAGTGGCCAAGCAGCTCCAGCAGACGAAGCGTGAGGTTACCATTGCCACCTCCATGTCATCAGCCACCAATGACAGCGCCGCCGGagctaacaacaacaacaacttaCTGACCCTGGCGCCCCGCAAGGAGGAGCTGCGTTTTCTGCCCCTCGCATCCATGCCCACGCCCGGGAAACCCTGCAGCATCACCATCAGCAATTTGCAGGCCCACAACATGTCCAGCAATCATCAGAATCAGCTTCATCCCGCCCTGAAGACGAAACTAACTCAAATGAACATTGTTCCGAAGCCCTTAAAGGGATCCGGATCAGTGGTAACTTCGACATCAGCGCCTCTGTTCCAACTGCTGCCAGCGCCGAGCAAGCCCAGCCAGCAGCCACTGGTGGCCATTTTGACACCATCGGGAAAAACAGCAACCGTGATCGGTACCACTGCCCAGGCGAATGTCAATTCCCATCCAGTTGTGATAAGACCTGGTCAGGCACAGATTAGCAAGGGCCATTTTGCCATCCAAGGCAATGCCCTGTCACAGACGGTGGGAGGGGTAGTGTCCTCCGGAGGAGGAGCACCACCTGGATTGGTTGGAAAACCAGAGCTTGTCCAGAAAAGTGTCATTGGTGAGTAAATGGGGGgggattaatttttttttttgttatataagTGGTTCTTACAATATCCGAGTAATTAATTTTGGGAATCTAGTGTTTGATTTTGGATGTGTGTCATTCGGCCTTTGGTTTTGACTTTTGTGgtgttgctggtgttgttggtgttgctggcGTTGCTTCAGCCGCtggtttagtttttagttgtTGTTCGACTGCTGCACATTTCATAACACGAAACGGAACGAATACGGTTTTAAACGAGCCACTTTAATTGGGGattgtgtgcgtgtgtgctgTGCGATTCGTACAATTTTCGGATAGAAATTTATCCATCAGTTTTCTGTCTCTTCCGGGGCAGAGAGTTCAGAATCGAGAAAAACGGAAAACGTTGTAAGTATTTAGCTTATtgctcgtttttttttttcgtttttctttttttatcaAAAGCAATATGCATAAGGCGGGGTACCACCACGagcaaccacaacaacaagcataagcagaaacaacaacagccagCGATGATGACGATCAGGTTTTTGCAGCTGCAGTTGAAAGAGAAGATGGTCCGGGGGTCGGGAAGTGGAGCACTTATCGGAGGATCACCGCATACCTTAAGATGACTAATTAAAAGATATTAATTAGTTTTCAATTTTCTCTCTTGCCTTTTCAGCAACTACAGCTAGTGGAGCTGTCACAACTAATTCAACGCTTCCCGTCCAGGTTGCCAATCCTGGAACAACCAAAATATCCTTGGTCAATCCCATCACGCCACGCTCCCCGCTCATCCTTAGCAAGGTGGCTGTGGACAAGCTGCGACTGAAATTCAACCAGGCCAAGGCCAATCCTGGATCGGTTATTATCAGCAAGTCGGGCACTGTGAAGAAGGTGCTGCCCATGCCGCCGTGCAGCGAGGATATGATCAGGACATCTCAGaataacaacaacatcaacggCAAGGCGGCTATTCCCATCAAGGCAGTGTCCGTGGTGGCAGACAACACCAACAAGAGCATGCTGAAATCCAAGCAAATCATAAAGGCTGTTCCTCTGCCGGTCAAGGAGGATACTGCCTCCACGGCTCTACCTTCAGTTACCATCCAGAAAGTCCTGCCTACGGCTGTAAAGATTATGCCACTGGCTCCGGCTTCGGCTCCGGTTCCGGCTCCTGCTGCAGCCCCCGTTGCCACGATTTCGGTTCCTACAACTGCCAATCCTCTGCCGCCGGCTCCCATTGCTTCGGCGTCGGCATCCGCAGTTCCAGCTCTTAGTCCGAAGCCCCAGCTTATAGGGCCGGAGACCACTATTGTAACTATAACGCCTGCTAATGGTTCGATTTCGGTTCCAAAAGCATCGAATGAACAAGCAGCGTCCAAGCCCACACCCACTAGCAGTACAAAAGCCGTTTTAACATCGGAATCAAAGACTAAACTGGAAATGGCTCTCAACGGTCCTCATAAAATGGTTCAATCCGAAACAAACACAAAGCCACAGGCACATGAGCCGGAGGACCTTTTCAAACCACAACTAGCTCAACCTAAGAATCCACCCAAGCTCCAACGAGATCCAAGGGATACGCCGAAGCCAGAACAATTGGAGGCCAAAGACGAAGTTAAGATGCGACAGATTGAATCAACAAATCCTTCTAAAAATCAACAAGTAGAGCTTCATAGTCCTCCGAAGCAGAAGCAGCCATCTGAAAAGCCACGTCAGGAGCTTTATAGTCCTCCGAAGCAGGAGCCGCCATCTGAAAAGCAACGTCAGGAGCTTCATAGTCCACCGAAGCAGAAGCAGCCATCTGAAAATCAACGTCAGGAGCCTAATAGTCCTCCGAAACGGGAGCAGCCATCTAAAAATCAACATCAAGAGCTTTTAAGTCCTCcaaaacagcagcagccatcTAAAAATCAAGATCAAGAGCCACATAGTCCTCcgaaacagcaacagccatCTGAAAATCAACGCCAGCAGCCTGAAAAGAAGACTCCGCCGAAACCCAAACCGCCGGAGCGCAAAGAGCCGCCAAAGCTCCCGCCACCGGAAAGCAGGAAACAAACTAAAGATCATCAAACAAAGTCCAAGGATATTCCTAAACTGCAGCGATCCAAGTCCTTTGTGGGCTCTCCGGAAATTTCACTGATTGCTTGTGAACGCCGGCACTCCGTGGCTATCATGGCCAAGGAAGTGGACGTGATCGAGCAGCCTTCTGCACCCATTGAAACAATCACCATCGAGGACGACGACGACAGCGAGGAGGAACCGTTCCAGCACACTCCTCAGCCGAAGAAGAAACCCATTGTGCTGCCCATTCTTCCAGCTGGAATAACTATATCCACTACCCGACGATCATCAGGTCCTGCAGCGAAAAATGCGAAAAACATAATTTCCTCCAGAAAGAGTTCATCATCCAGCTCCAATAGCGACGTGGTGGAGGTTCCCGTGTCAGTGAGCAAATTAAAAGAGGACCTGAGCCTGCTGCCGGGAATCAGTATTGTGAAAGCTGAATCCTTGCCGCTGACCAAGGAAGACTTTGAGCGCTCCCTGCGCTGCGATGAACAAGTGCCTAGTACACCGCCTTCATCCTCCTCCAGCGCGTCGGTGGCCTCGGACATGCTTACCCCACCGAAATCGGTTGAGCCAGTAGCACCGCGGGCCCCTAAGAATGGTGACCTTCACATCCAAGAGGCGTTACCGCCGCCTGGCTCACGGGCTAATGCACTAAAGAAGAACATGCACCAGAATCTTCCAATGCTGCAGTGGCGCGGTCAACAGCCGGCGAATCTGCAGAACTCATCGCTGCGGTTCGAGTTGAACCGCTTCAACCTGTTGCAGCTAAACGAACGCTGCGAGCCGCGCCAAGGACCCGCCAACTATTTCGAACGGGCGCTGTACGACCGGCCGGGTCGCAGGCCTTCCGGTAGCGTTCATCCCCTGCTCTACCTGTGCCAGCGATGCAACTGCCATGGACCAGCCGCCGACTTTCTGGCTCCCCGTAAGTAACTGTGATGCCAAAAAATACTTGTTTCTAAGTTCCTTTATTATCTCCCGACAGATTATTGCTCCGTTCATTGTGTTCGCCGAGGACAAAAGCGACGTCTTCCCCCAAGCAGCCAAACAGAGAGCAAGATAAGTCGCACCCAGCCGGAGTCGAAGACAAAGGAGCAGTCTTCCATCAGACCAGCGCCGTCCAATAACAAAGCCCCTGCCAAGACCCTGGAGCAGCCAAACCGGGCGAAAGAGAAGGGTAAAAAGGCATTCCGCTGGAGCGAATACTTAAAGTCCAAGGGCAGGGATGTGGCTGCGCCCATCCACTTGTTTCTCAATCCGTTCCCCATCACACCCAACTGCTTTGAGCGCGGGATGAAACTGGAGGCGATTGATCCGGAGAACTGTTCGCTATTTTGTGTGTGCACTATTGCCGAGATTCGTGGCTACCGGCTGAGACTTAGCTTCGACGGCTACTCTTCCATGTACGATTTCTGGGTGAACGCGGATTCGCAGGACATCTTCCCGCCAGGCTGGTGCGAAGAGACGAACCGTGTCCTTCAGGCACCAAAAGGCTACTGCTCGGAGCGCTTCAACTGGAACCGCTATTTGGTGAAAACGGGCGTAAAAGCGGCTCCGCGCTCGCTCTTCACCCACTTGAACGTTACTCCGCAGGCGGGTATTCGCAACGGATTCATAGTGGGCATGCATCTGGAAGCGGAGGATCTTAACGACACGGGAAAGATCTGTGTGGCCACCATAGCGGACACCCTGGACGAACGCATTCGCGTCCACTTTGACGGCTGGGATGACTGCTACGATTTGTGGGTGCACATTAGCTCGCCCTACATCCATCCCTGCGGCTGGCACGAGGGTCGTCAGCAGTTGATTGTGCCGCCCGACTACCAGAAGTCGGTCTTCAGCTGGCGCGACTACATAGCCGATGTTGGGGGCATTGCAGCTCCGAAGCATCTGTTTATGCCACGGCAGCCGATGGAGTTTCACGGCCGGATGAAGCTTGAAGTGGTTGACCAACGGAATCCCTGTCTCATTCGTCCCGCAACAGTTGTGACGCGGAAGGGGTACCGGGTGCAAATCCACCTCGACTGCTGGCCGACAGAATACTACTTCTGGCTTGAGGACGACAGCCCGGACCTGCATCCGATTGGCTGGTGTGAGGCCACCTCGCATGACCTGGAAACTCCACCGGGCTTCCTACAAAGCAAACCAATGATGCCCTGCGACACGGAGGGATGTCGGGGCTACGGAAACGCAAAGCGCTTCAATCTTAACGTGCACGCCCTCCAGGATTGTTGTCCTTATGCCCCGGACAACTGGCGTCAGTGGCGCTCCAAGACAGTAAAGCCGCCACGCGTTGCGCCGGAAAGCATCTGGCGTGGTCCAGAAAGGAAATTCAAGCGAACTAGTCCCGAGCATGACCGAGTGGATGTCAGTAAGAAGTACAAACCTGAGGTGCTGCCCCCCAAAGCCCCTAAAACAGAAAACAAGCCGGAAGTCAAGCAGAAGGGGTCACGCCGTAAAGCAAAGCATGTTCCGAAGCAAGAAAAGCCGGGTCCGAAGGAGCAACAGCCAAAGAAGCAGGAGCCAGATCCTCGGTCTCTGGCCTTGGCCAACCCCATTGTGAAGGACTATGGGCCGCAATACGTCCAAAACTATCGGCTATGGCAACAGAACAGTGCCTTCGATTTGGATCAGGTGCGGAGCAACCCACTCAACTGGACGAAGTGGGACGTTTTCGAGTATATAGAGCACGCCCTGGAGTCCGAGGAGATTGCCAAGACCCTCTTCGAGGAGGACATCGATGGTAGAGCGTTGCTGATGATCGGGCGGCAAGAGCTAGAAAAGTACCTGAAGCTGAAGATGGGTCCAGCCGTGAAGCTCTACTCGCTGATTGTCAATCTGCGAATTGCGGTGGTTTGCAAGTTCGAGACGACAACCACGGGCCTGGGGATCTACGCCGTCGccaagaaaatgaaaatgaagaaAGAGAAACTGGACTCGCCTGTTTCTGCCAAAGAGAAAGTGAATGGCTTTAAAGTGAGCCGCATTGATTTTGATGCGGAGCGCTCGGAGAGCGGAGATGACGAGGAGGACGTCGTGCTGGACAGCGAAGACTTTCTCAGCGTGGAGGCCTGCCATatggacgaggacgaggaaaTGGATTCGGACGTTGATGCAGATCCGGATGTTGTTATGGTACCGCTGGGGACCCGTAGACCCATGACAGCATCCTAGGATTTTAGACCCAATCGTTTCCGTTGATTGATTCATAAGATACTTTGTTGCACTGGCCTAGGCCTAGGCCCGTTTGGGTATTATTTAATTGATAGTAACTAACTTGTAAGTCTTGTAAGATTTAAACTATCATGTTTGTTTGCCCCCCTATTCTCCAATAAAGGATTCCCTTAGCTCTGTAATGCCCAACCTTCCGTCTAAACATTGGTGGGATAAAGTGATGTGTCCGATCCCACCTCGTTAGTGTCATTGGCTTCCTCCGCAGGCACCGACAAAGTACCGTCCACTTCGAAGAGAACTTTATCGAAGATCTGTGTAGCCTCCACAAATTGTTGGAACTTTTCCATGTTGTTGTAGCGCAAATTATTGGCCAGCTGGTAATTTTTCAGAGCTCCCAACAGGTGACTGTTGGACAAAATACCCTCATTCTGGAGAATGATCATCAAGGCCTTGAGCTCCTGGAGACTCAGCTTGGTGAATGAGTTGTCATTGAGCACTTGGGTGGCAATGGGTAGGATTTTCTGCAGGATCAGGTCACATATGAGAAGATTTGAGAATGGAACACTTGACTTCAATCCTTCAGGGTAAAAATTATAGAACTTACCTTTGCCACCACTTCCATTAACGACAAATGTTCGTGCTTATTGGCCAGAGCAAATATTTGGAGCACCACCTCCATGGGCCATTCCTGGCTGGCCAGCTTCTCCATGTAGCAGTCGACGAAGTCGTACATTTTGAACCTCTGGGCGAGAAGCATCAGCTCTCCACACATCTCGATGTTGACGGCATTGCAGACCTCGTAGGTGTAGATGTACAGGAGCAGGGACTCATAGGCAGTGGGCGAGGCGTCCTCCACTGTGATAATCTGTTTGTTCTTTTCAAATTCCGGATCCTTGATCAACCGCTCAAACTCCTCAGAGGCGGATACAAGCATAGTCTGGTGGCACCGGAACACCCGCTTACATCGTTTCTGCTGTCCTGGTGGCGTGAAGAGTACATGCAGCTCGCAGTCCGACTTCTGGCCAGTGCGGAGGAGATCCAGGCGGCGTAGTTTGCAGTTCATAGTGGCAGGGGATTTTTTAGGGGGGCGTGTTGTTTACGTGTTTAGTATCAAAATGTATGTCTAATCTAGAATACAAAATTTGAGCCGGGCGTTGGATATGCCCTTTGTCAGGAATGTCAGATACGTGGGACGAGGATGAAGCCGAGCGCGGCAGTCCGGACAGACCAAGACAAAATTTGCAGGCAGAGGAGAAAACTAGTCCCAACAATGGGCAGGAGAGTAAAAGGAGCAGTACAGGAAGTACAGGTCTAAAGATAGCATCCCAGGGAGTCCCCTCAAAGCGGGCTACTCTCGACGAATCGTTCAATAGAAGCTCCGACTCCTTCAATCAGTGGAGCTCGGACGCATCGGCTCGTCCGAACAGCAAAGATCGAAGACTGGAATACTTTCGCAAAGGCACCAATACCGACTGTGAAGTGCATGTTCTGAGCACCTGTGTTGAAAACGAAGACATCGTGGGCAATGTCTGCTACAAAAAGTTCGCCTGCCACCGAATCTTCCTGGCCACAGCTTCCGACAAACTGGAGCAGGACGTGTACCGAAACAAGCAGTGGAACGGTGTGCTCCAGATCAATGGGGTGTCTCCCGAAAGCGTCGAGATCTTCCTGGAGTTCATATACACATTCCAGGTGAGCCCAGCGATGGTCCAACTGGGCCTGGTCGGCGACATCTTCATTCTCTCCTGCGCCTACAACATTCCGGAGCTGCTGCGCACCTATTCGAGTCGGCTAAAGGACACCGAGTGGCCGATCGACGGCATTTTTCCCACCTTCGATCTAGCATTCCGCCACAACATCATTGACTTGGAGCATGTATGCATGGGGGTTAGTAGAGATCACTTTCTAgagtaatatttatttattttttatttttgtacacgatagaaaatcattgagCATGCGGATGAACTGACCAAGGAGCCCGGCTTGATGAAACTTCAGGTTTATGCATTGAATTTCGTGATCCAGCACTGGATATTGACCGACGTTGTGGCCCAAAGGGATCTTGTGCATCTGCTTCAGGAGTACCAGGAGATGAACGAAATTACTTTTTCCAACAGCCAGAAGTTCCCGCACTTTACCAAG
This window contains:
- the LOC6499078 gene encoding short coiled-coil protein B — translated: MSLLNNDDSIPNMDEDPQVVIQEDECSTVPHMPSGRSMDSLRSSFTNRSSTPDSSHNSLEALEMAQDDREEKARLITQVLELQNTLDDLSQRVDSVKEENLKLRSENQVLGQYIENLMSASSVFQSTSPSAAKKK
- the LOC6501486 gene encoding BRD4-interacting chromatin-remodeling complex-associated protein, with the protein product MVPMSMASGVAKQLQQTKREVTIATSMSSATNDSAAGANNNNNLLTLAPRKEELRFLPLASMPTPGKPCSITISNLQAHNMSSNHQNQLHPALKTKLTQMNIVPKPLKGSGSVVTSTSAPLFQLLPAPSKPSQQPLVAILTPSGKTATVIGTTAQANVNSHPVVIRPGQAQISKGHFAIQGNALSQTVGGVVSSGGGAPPGLVGKPELVQKSVIATTASGAVTTNSTLPVQVANPGTTKISLVNPITPRSPLILSKVAVDKLRLKFNQAKANPGSVIISKSGTVKKVLPMPPCSEDMIRTSQNNNNINGKAAIPIKAVSVVADNTNKSMLKSKQIIKAVPLPVKEDTASTALPSVTIQKVLPTAVKIMPLAPASAPVPAPAAAPVATISVPTTANPLPPAPIASASASAVPALSPKPQLIGPETTIVTITPANGSISVPKASNEQAASKPTPTSSTKAVLTSESKTKLEMALNGPHKMVQSETNTKPQAHEPEDLFKPQLAQPKNPPKLQRDPRDTPKPEQLEAKDEVKMRQIESTNPSKNQQVELHSPPKQKQPSEKPRQELYSPPKQEPPSEKQRQELHSPPKQKQPSENQRQEPNSPPKREQPSKNQHQELLSPPKQQQPSKNQDQEPHSPPKQQQPSENQRQQPEKKTPPKPKPPERKEPPKLPPPESRKQTKDHQTKSKDIPKLQRSKSFVGSPEISLIACERRHSVAIMAKEVDVIEQPSAPIETITIEDDDDSEEEPFQHTPQPKKKPIVLPILPAGITISTTRRSSGPAAKNAKNIISSRKSSSSSSNSDVVEVPVSVSKLKEDLSLLPGISIVKAESLPLTKEDFERSLRCDEQVPSTPPSSSSSASVASDMLTPPKSVEPVAPRAPKNGDLHIQEALPPPGSRANALKKNMHQNLPMLQWRGQQPANLQNSSLRFELNRFNLLQLNERCEPRQGPANYFERALYDRPGRRPSGSVHPLLYLCQRCNCHGPAADFLAPHYCSVHCVRRGQKRRLPPSSQTESKISRTQPESKTKEQSSIRPAPSNNKAPAKTLEQPNRAKEKGKKAFRWSEYLKSKGRDVAAPIHLFLNPFPITPNCFERGMKLEAIDPENCSLFCVCTIAEIRGYRLRLSFDGYSSMYDFWVNADSQDIFPPGWCEETNRVLQAPKGYCSERFNWNRYLVKTGVKAAPRSLFTHLNVTPQAGIRNGFIVGMHLEAEDLNDTGKICVATIADTLDERIRVHFDGWDDCYDLWVHISSPYIHPCGWHEGRQQLIVPPDYQKSVFSWRDYIADVGGIAAPKHLFMPRQPMEFHGRMKLEVVDQRNPCLIRPATVVTRKGYRVQIHLDCWPTEYYFWLEDDSPDLHPIGWCEATSHDLETPPGFLQSKPMMPCDTEGCRGYGNAKRFNLNVHALQDCCPYAPDNWRQWRSKTVKPPRVAPESIWRGPERKFKRTSPEHDRVDVSKKYKPEVLPPKAPKTENKPEVKQKGSRRKAKHVPKQEKPGPKEQQPKKQEPDPRSLALANPIVKDYGPQYVQNYRLWQQNSAFDLDQVRSNPLNWTKWDVFEYIEHALESEEIAKTLFEEDIDGRALLMIGRQELEKYLKLKMGPAVKLYSLIVNLRIAVVCKFETTTTGLGIYAVAKKMKMKKEKLDSPVSAKEKVNGFKVSRIDFDAERSESGDDEEDVVLDSEDFLSVEACHMDEDEEMDSDVDADPDVVMVPLGTRRPMTAS
- the LOC6499077 gene encoding uncharacterized protein LOC6499077 translates to MNCKLRRLDLLRTGQKSDCELHVLFTPPGQQKRCKRVFRCHQTMLVSASEEFERLIKDPEFEKNKQIITVEDASPTAYESLLLYIYTYEVCNAVNIEMCGELMLLAQRFKMYDFVDCYMEKLASQEWPMEVVLQIFALANKHEHLSLMEVVAKKILPIATQVLNDNSFTKLSLQELKALMIILQNEGILSNSHLLGALKNYQLANNLRYNNMEKFQQFVEATQIFDKVLFEVDGTLSVPAEEANDTNEVGSDTSLYPTNV
- the LOC6501487 gene encoding uncharacterized protein LOC6501487, whose protein sequence is MSDTWDEDEAERGSPDRPRQNLQAEEKTSPNNGQESKRSSTGSTGLKIASQGVPSKRATLDESFNRSSDSFNQWSSDASARPNSKDRRLEYFRKGTNTDCEVHVLSTCVENEDIVGNVCYKKFACHRIFLATASDKLEQDVYRNKQWNGVLQINGVSPESVEIFLEFIYTFQVSPAMVQLGLVGDIFILSCAYNIPELLRTYSSRLKDTEWPIDGIFPTFDLAFRHNIIDLEHVCMGKIIEHADELTKEPGLMKLQVYALNFVIQHWILTDVVAQRDLVHLLQEYQEMNEITFSNSQKFPHFTKIIKYFPNVLLDSEGYIKKF